AGCGCCGCACCGTGGAAGGCGTCAGCGATGCCGAGCTCGGCCGTTTCGTTGCCGAGCGCGCCCAGTTCGCGGTCCAGTGCCGCCTTGCCGGGCAGGCGCAGGCGCCGACTGATGCCGGCCTCCCACTCGTCGTAGTCGCCCTCGCGGCGCACGTCGCGGCGCTGGCCGACGGCGTCGAGCTCGAACTCGTAGGGGCCGGCGTCGAGCGCCTCGCCGCGTGCCCGGGCCGCCTCGCGCGCCGCCAGCGCCGCCTGCACGGCGGGGGTTTCGGACAGCACCTGGTGGGCGGTGTCAGGGTCCGGCAGCAGCGGCACCGGTTCGGCGGCGCCTGCCTGGGCCGCACTGACGGCCAGCGCCGCAGCCAGTGTCAGCACCGCTGCCATGCGCGTTTGTTTCATGAAAAGTCTCCGAAGGCGGCCACCGGCGCCCGCCACCAGACCAGGTCGCGGCTGTGGATGCGCTCGCGCAGCGCGCCGATCAGTGTCGTGAGTTCACCCACTGGCGCCACCAGCCACAGCACCCGACGCCCGACCTGGCCGCGTACCCGCTCGCGGCTGCTGGCGGCGGCGAAGTCGCGGCCGTGCCCGGTGGCGTGCAGCAGGGTATAGGGCTGCTCCGGTGCGATGGCGCCGAGCGCATCCAGCACCGGGCCTTCGAGCTCGTCCGGGAACACCAGGGTCAGTTGCTGCAGGTCGGGGTTCATGGGCGCGCCTCCGCGGCGCTGAAACGCCGGTACAGGATGGGGAGCAGCAGCAGGGTCAGGGCGGTCGAGGTGATGAGCCCGCCCAGCACCACGATCGCCAGCGGGCGCTGGATCTCCGAGCCGGGCCCGGTCTGCAGCAGCAGCGGCACCAGGCCCAGGGCGGCGATGCCGGCGGTCATCAGCACCGGGCGCAGGCGCCGGCGGGCGCCGTCGTAGACCACCTGCTCGATCGGCAGGCCGGCGGCGCGCAGCTGGTTGAAGTGCGTCAGCAGCACCAGGCCGTTGAGCACCGCGATGCCGAGCAGGGCGATGAAGCCCACCGAGGCCGGCACCGACAGGTACTCGCCGGACGCCCACAGGGCGATCGCCCCGCCGATCAGCGCGAACGGGATGTTGGAGAGGATCAGCACCGCCTGGCGCACCGAGCCGAGGGTGGCGAACAGCACGAAGAAGATCAGCCCCAGCGCCACCGGCACCACCAGCCCCAGGCGCGCGGCGGCGCGCTGCTGATTTTCGAACTGACCGCCCCATACCAGCCGGTAACCGGGCGGCAGGGGCACCGCTTCGGCGACGCGCGCCCGGGCGTCGTCCACATAGCCCACCAGGTCGCGGCCGGCGACGTTGGCCTGCACCACGGCGAAGCGCTCGCCGTCCTCGCGGTCCACCTTGATCGGGCCGGCCATGCGCTCGATGCGGGCCAGATCGGCCAGGCGCGCGCTGCCGCCGTCGGGCAGGGCGATGCGTGTCTCGGCCAGGGCGTCGGCGTCGCGGCGCAGGCGCGGCTCGCCGCGCACCATCAGCGGGATGCGCTTGTTGCCTTCCAGCACGGTGCCGGCGCGCAGGCCGTCCACCTGGGCGCGCAGCTCGCGCTGCAGGGCCTGGGCATCGAGGCCGGCGCGGCCGACGGCCAGGCGGTCGAGCCGCAGTTGCAGGTACTGCACGCCGTCGTTGTGCACGGTGAACACCTCGCTGGCGCCGGGGGTTTGTTCCAGCACCGCGGCGATGCGCCCGGCCAGGCGGTCGAGCTCGGCCAGGTCCGGGCCGAAGATCTTCACCGCCAGATCGCCGCGCGAGCCGGTGAGCATCTCCGCCACGCGCATCTCGATCGGCTGGGTGAAGGTGAACTCGATGCCCGGAAAGCGCGCCAGCACCGCGCGCAGGCGCGCGGCCAGCCAGTCCTTGTCCGGCACCCGCCAGTCCTGCTTGGGCGCCAGCACCAGGAAGCTGTCGGTGTCGTTCAGGCTCATCGGATCGAGGCCGAGGTCGTCCGAGCCCAGGCGCGCCACGATGCTCTTCACCTCCGGCACCTCGGCCAGGATGGCGCGCTGCACGGCCTGGTCGAGGGCGAGGCTGGCCTGTATGTCGATCGACGGCAGCTTGGTGAGCTGCACCAGGATGGCGCCCTCGTCCAGGGTCGGCATGAAGCTCTTGCCGGTGCGCAGGTAGGCGCCGCTGGCCAGCAGCAGGCCGACCACGGCCACCGCGATCACCGGCGCCGGGCGGCGCAGGCAGGCCGCCAGCAGGCGCGCGTAGGCCGGGCCGAGCAGGCGCATGACCCAGGGCTCGCGGTGCGGCCCGGCGCGCAGCACCAGCGAGGCGAGCACCGGGATGAAGGTGAGTCCAGCCAGCAGCGAGGCGCCGAGCGCGAACACGATGCTCAGCGCCACCGGCGCGAACAGCTTGCCCTCGAGCCCTTCCAGCGTCAGCAGCGGCAGGAACACCAGCGCGATGATGAAGACCCCGGTGGCCACCGGCTGCGCCACCTCGGTGACCGCGCGGTAGATCACGTGCAGCCGCGGCAGGCGCTGCGCCTCGTCGCCGGTCAGGCGCTCGACCGCGTTCTCGACCACCACCACGGCGGCGTCGACCAGGATGCCGATGGCGATGGCCAGTCCGCCCAGGCTCATCAGGTTGGCGCTCATGCCGGTCAGGCGCATCAGCAGGAAGGTGCCGAGCGCGGCCAGCGGCAGCGTGGTGGCCACCACCAGTGCCGCGCGCAGCTCGCCCAGGAACAGCAGCAGCAGCACCACCACCAGCACCGAGGCTTCGATCAGCGCCCGGCTGACGGTGCCCACGGCGCGGGCGATCAGCTCGCTGCGGTCGTAGAACACGTTCAGGGTCACGCCGGGCGGCAGGCTCGGTTGCAGCGCGTCGAGCTTGGTGCGCACGCCGGCCACCACCGCGCCGGCGTTGGCGCCGCGCAGACCGACCACGATCGCCTCCACCGCCTCGCCGCGGCCGTCCTTGCTCACCGCGCCGAGCGGCGCGAGTTCGCCAAAGCGCACCTGCGCCAGATCGGCCACGCGCAGCACCCGGCCGTCGCGCCGCGCCACCACCACGCCGGCCACGGCGTCGAGCCCGTCATAGGCGCCGGTGGCGCGCACCACCAGCGCCTCCTCACCGTCGTGCAGGCGGCCGGCGCCGTCGTTCTGGTTGTTGACCTCGAGGGCGGCGGCCAGCTCGGCCAGTGTCACCCCGGCGGCGGCCAGCGCGGCGCGATCCGGTACCACCTCGTAGGTGCGCACGCGGCCGCCGAGCGCGTTGACGTCGGCCACACCGGGTACGGTGCGCAGCGCCGGGCGGATGGTCCAGTCGAGCAGATCGCGCTTGTCGACCAGGCTCAGATCACCCTCGATGGTGAACATGAACAGGTCCGACAGCGGTGTGGCGATCGGCGCCAGCCCGCCTTCGACGCCCGCCGGCAGGGCGTCGCGCACACCGGCGTAGCGCTCGGCCACCTGCTGGCGCGCCCAGTAGATGTCGGTGCCGTCCTCGAACACCAGCGTCAGATCGGCGATCGCGTACTTGGCCAGGGCCCGCAGCTGCACCTGCCGCGGCAGGCCGAGCAGTTCCATCTCCAGCGGCACCAGGATGCGCTGCTCGACCTCCTGCGGGGTCATGCCCGGCGCCTTCAGGATCAGCTTGACCTGGGTCGGCGAGATGTCCGGGAAGGCGTCGATCGGCAGCTGCCGCCAGGCGGTGATGCCGGCGCCCACGCCGAGCGCGGTGACCAGCAGCACCACCAGGCGCTGGGCGAGGGCGAATTCCACCAGGCGCGACAGCATCTCAGGGCTCCTGCCGGGCCAGTACCTTCAGCGCCGCCACGCCGCGGGCCACCACCCTGGCGTCGGCCGGCAGCCCCAGCACCACGGCGTACTCGCCATCGCGGCCGAGGACCTCCACCGGCTGCGGCCGAAAGCCGCCGTCCACCGCCAGGAACACCAGGGTCTGATCGCCGTCGCGGCCGAGCGCAGCGGCCGGCACCCGCCGGGCGGCCGCCGGCGGGGTGTCGAGAATCTCGATCTCCAGGGTCTGGCCGGCGGCCAGTCCGGCCGCCGGCAGCTCGGCGCGCAGCAGCGCGGCGCGGCTGGCCGGATCGAGCACGGTGCCCACGGCGATCACCCGGCCGGCGGGCTCGCCGCCGGGCAGGCGCACCGCCTGCCCGGCGCGCACACGCCCGACCAGGGTCGGCGGCAGCTGCGCCTCGGCCCACAGGCGATCGCCGCTCAGCAGCAGCGCGGCGCTGTGGCCAGCGGCGACTGGCTCGCCCAGGCGCAACTCGCCCTCGTGCACCACCCCGGCGGCTGGCGCCAGCAGCCGGTAGACGGCCGGCTGGCCGTCTACCGCGGCGGTGGCAGCGAGCAGGTCGCGGCCGGCGCCGAACTCGGCCTGCGCGGCCGCCAGCGCCGCCTGACTCTGCTGTGCCTGGCGTGCCGGCACGATGCCCTCGCGCAGCAGCGCGGTATCGCGTGCCGCCTGCTGGCGGGCCTGTTCCAGTCGCGCCTGCCGGTCGCGCTGGGCAGCGTGGGCGGCCAGATACTCGGCGCTGTGCAGTTCCACCAGCGCCTGGCCGGCCGCCACCGCCTCGCCTTCCTGCGCCAGCCGGCGCGTCACCACGCCGCCGAAGGGCACCACCACCGCGCGGGCGCCGCTGCCCGGCAGCACCAGCGTGGCCGGCAGGCGCGCGGCCATCAGCACCGTCGCCGGCGCGGCCGGCTGGGTTTCGACGCCGAGTGCGGCGGCCTGCTCGGGGCTGACGGCGATGTCGGCGGCCAGCAGCGGACGAATGAGGCCGAACAGGACGGCCAGGGCGAGGGCGAGAGGGCGCATCGCAGCTTCCGGTGACGGGACTGGCGCGCAGTGTCCGACCCCAGACTTTGGAAACGCTTAAAACGGGCGGTGGCTTTCAGCCCTGCGCCGGATCGGCCGGGACGGGCGCAAAGCCGCCGAGCGACACCCGCAGGCGGCCGCCATCGAGCGTGAAGGACAGTTGCAGTCCGAGCGCGGTAGCCAACGCCCGGGCGAGCGCGAGGCCGAGGCCGGAATGGGCCCCGTTGCCACCCTCGTGGCGGTGAAAGAAGCGCTCCGCGAGGCGGCCCAGATCGGCCGGTTCGAGCAGCGGCGCGGCGTTTTCCAGCCACAGCGCGGGGGGATCACAGGCGCACTGCACCCGCAGGCAGTCGCCGGGCGGGGCGTGCTGCACGGCGTTGTCGAACAGGATGGCGAGCAGGCGCTCGAGCAGCGCCGCATCGGTCAGCACCCAGCAGGGCTCGACCCGAAGTTGCCAGTCGAGGCCGTGGTCGGTGGCCGGCATCCGGCAGCGCTCGGCCTGTGCCGCCAGCAGCGCGGCCAGATCGACCGGCTCCGGCTGCGGCTGTTCGCTGCCTGCCTCGACGCGGGCCAGATACAGCAGGCCGTTGACGATTTTGGTCATCTCGGCGAGCGCTGCGTCGAGCTGGGCGAGATGTGCGCCCGCAATACCCGGCTGGCGCCGGGCCAGTTCGGCCAGCAGCCGCGCCTCGGCCAGCGGCGTGCGCAGTTCGTGGGCGAGATCACGCGAGAAGCGCCGCTCGCGTTCGAGCGCGGCCAGCAGGCGCTCCAGCGTGGCCGCGAGCTTGCCGGCGACGGGCGCCAGTTCGCTCGGCAGGTCGTCGCCTGGCGGCGGCTGGCCGCCGCCGTCGAGTGGCAGTTCCGCCACCGCGCGGCCGAAGGCATCGAGCGGGGCGAGCGCGCGGCGGATCGACCAGGCGGTGAGCACCAGGACCAGCAGCAGGGTGCCGCCGGTGCCGGTGACCAGGATGCGGTGCAGACGCCGCTCGAGCGCATCCAGCGCCTCGCGCTCTTCGGCGACCACGACCAGCAGCGCGCCGCGCGGGTCATCGGACGGCAGCGGCACCACCCGGGCCAGGGCGCGGCCGCGGTGGCCGTCCGGCAGCCGAAGGTCGTAGTAGGCGCCGTCCCTGCTCGGTTGCGCCGGGCGCGCCAGATCGCGCCCATGGCTGGAGGCCGAGCGCGCCAGCACGGCGCCGTGGCCGTCCCAGACCTGATAGAAATCAGTGTGCCCGTGGCCGCCAAACTGCGGCAGCAGGGCCTCGATGGGCAGTTGCCGGCCGGCGCCGGGGGCGCCCAGGTAGGCGGTCAGCGCCTGAGCCCGGGCCGCCAGGCCGACGTCGAAGCGCCGGTACAGCTCGGCGTCGACCAGATAGTCGATGACCGCGAACAGACCGCCCATGGTCAGCGCCACGGTCAGGCCCAGGCGCAACCCCAGGGTGCTGCGCAACGAAGGCCGCCAGCCGCGTCGGTACTCAGCCCAGGACATAGCCGAAACCGCGGCGGTTTTCGATCTGCCCATCCCAGCCGGCGGCGGCGAGCTTGCCGCGCAGGCCGCTCATCAGCACCTCGATCACCTTGTCGGAGGCGCGGGCATCGGCGTCATACAGGCGCTCGAACAGCATGGCCCGCGACAGCACCCGGCCGCGGCCGTGCAGCAGGACTTCGAGCAGCGCGTACTCGCGCGGCGACAGGTTCAGCGGCCGTCCCGCGCAGCGGGCGACACGCCGGGCGCTGTCGAGTTCGAGATTGCCGGCCGCCAGCTGCGCCGTGGTCGCGCCGTGGTAGCGCCGGCCCAGTGCCCGCAGGCGGGCGATCAGCTCATCCAGCGCGAAGGGCTTGACCAGGTAGTCATCGGCACCGGCGTCCAGCGCCGCCACGCGGTCGGTGAGCTGGTCGCGGGCCGACAGCACCAGCACCCGGGTCGGCACTCGCCGGGCGCGCAGATGCGCCAGCACCGCCATGCCGTCGACCTTTGGCAGGCCCAGATCGAGCACCGTGAGCGGGTAGTCGTAGCCGTCCAGAAAGGCCAGGGCAGCAGCACCGTCGGCGGCGGCATCGACCGCGAAACCGGCGCTGGCGAGGCCCATCTGCAGGCCCTCGCGCAGGCGCTGGGAATCTTCCACCAGCAGCAGGCGCATGGCTCAGCCGGCCGCCGCGGCGCCCGGCGTGGGCGGTCTACGAGTGGTCATGGCAGGCATTATGGCGCCTGGCATGTCGGGGCCGGCGCCGCTGGTGTTCCTGCGGCGTCGCCCGGTGCGCGGCGCGATCGACGGTGCCGCGCCGGCCGATTGACGCGGTGCGCGACAAGTCTCGCGGTTGCCCGCCGGCGGCAGGCAGGAGGGCGGGGAGGGATGGCATGGGTGGTGGAGCCGCCCTGGGTTTCAGCGTGGTGTCCGTCATCTGACCGCTCACCGTCCCACTGTCCTGCTAGCATCGAAAGCATTTCCCGTCCCGGCACCGGCCCGATGACCATCCGCAACCTCAACTACCTGTTCAAACCCAAATCGGTGGCGCTGATCGGCGCCAGCACCCGGCCAGGCTCGGTCGGTGCCGTGCTGGCGCGCAACCTGTTCCGGGCCGGTTTCGACGGGCCGGTGATGCCAGTCAATCCGAAGTACGTGGCCGTCGAGGGCGTGCTGGCGTACAAGAACGTGGCCAGCCTGCCGCTGGCACCGGACCTGGCCGTGATTGCCACGCCACCGGACACGGTGCCGGGCCTGATCGCCGAGCTGGGCGCCCGTGGCACCAAGGCGGCCGTGATCATCACCGCCGGTTTCAAGGACAGCGACAACGCGCACGGCGGCGCGCTGCGCCGCGCCATGCTGGAGGCCGCCCAGCCGCATCTGCTGCGCATTGTCGGGCCCAACTGCGTGGGTCTGATGGTGCCCGGACAGCATCTGAATGCGAGCTTTGCGCACCTGACGCCGCGCGCCGGCCGGCTGGCCTTCGTCGCCCAGTCGGGCGCGGTGGTGACCTCGGTCATCGACTGGGCGCAGCCGCGCGGGGTTGGCTTCTCGCACCTGGTGTCGCTGGGCGATGTGGCCGACGTGGACTTCGGCGACCTGCTGGACTACCTGGCCGGCGACCCGGACACCGACGCCATCCTGTTGTACATCGAGGCGGTGCGCAGTCCGCGCAAGTTCATGTCGGCGGCACGTGCCGCGGCGCGCGTCAAGCCGGTGGTGGTGGTCAAGGCCGGGCGCAGTGCCGCCGCCGCCCGTGCCGCGGCCTCGCACACCGGGGCGTTGGCCGGTAACGACGCGGTCTACGACGCGGTGTTCCGGCGCGCCGGCATGCTGCGCGTGCACACCCTGGACGAGCTGTTCACGGCGGCGGAGATCCTGGCCACCACGCGCCCGCCCGCGGGCGACCGGCTGGCCATCATCAGCAACGGCGGCGGCATCGGCATCATGGCCACCGATGCCCTGGGCTACATGGGCGGCCGGCTGGCCGAGCTGGCGCCGGCCACGATCGCAGCGCTCGACCGCGTGTTGCCGGCAACCTGGTCGCACGGCAATCCGGTCGACATCGTCGGCGACGCGCCGCCCGAGCGTTACGAGGCGGCCCTGCTGCCGCTGCTGCAGGATCCGGGCGTGGATGCCGTGCTGGCGCTGCACGCGCCGGTGGCCGTCGCCGACGGGGCCGAAGCGGCCCGCGCCGTGGTGCGCGCCTTCAGGAGCAAGCCGGGCAAGACGCTGGTGACCAGCTGGGTGGGCGATCAGGTTGCCCGGGCCGGGCGGCAGGTGTTCACCGACAATCGCATCGGCACCTGCCGCACGCCGGAAGAGGCGGTGCGCGCCTTCATGTACCTGGAGCGTTACCGGCGTGGCCGGCTGGCGCTGATGCAAACCCCGCCGTCGGTGCCGGAACAGTTCGAGCCGGATGCCGAGCGTGCGCGTTATGTCTGTCGCCAGGCCCTGGCTGATCATCGGGACTGGCTGTCGCCGGATGAAGTTGCGGCGCTGCTGGCCGCTTATCACATCCCGCAGGTGCAGCCGCGGCACGCCGCGACGCCCGAGGCGGCGGGCCAGGCAGCGGCCGACATCGGCGGCCCGGTGGCGCTCAAGATCCGCTCGCCGGACATCATCCACAAGACCGATGTCGGCGGCGTGGTCCTGAGCCTGCAGGGTGAGGCCGCGGTACGCGGCGCCGCCGAGGCGATGCTCGAACAGGTACGCAAGAGCCGCCCGGATGCGCGCATCGACGGCTTTCAGGTCGAGCCGATGCTGGACCGCAGCCGCAGCCACGAGCTGATCGTCGGCATTGCCGTCGACCCGCAGTTCGGGCCGTGCATCCTGTTCGGCCAGGG
This Immundisolibacter cernigliae DNA region includes the following protein-coding sequences:
- a CDS encoding DUF3240 family protein, which produces MNPDLQQLTLVFPDELEGPVLDALGAIAPEQPYTLLHATGHGRDFAAASSRERVRGQVGRRVLWLVAPVGELTTLIGALRERIHSRDLVWWRAPVAAFGDFS
- a CDS encoding efflux RND transporter permease subunit — protein: MLSRLVEFALAQRLVVLLVTALGVGAGITAWRQLPIDAFPDISPTQVKLILKAPGMTPQEVEQRILVPLEMELLGLPRQVQLRALAKYAIADLTLVFEDGTDIYWARQQVAERYAGVRDALPAGVEGGLAPIATPLSDLFMFTIEGDLSLVDKRDLLDWTIRPALRTVPGVADVNALGGRVRTYEVVPDRAALAAAGVTLAELAAALEVNNQNDGAGRLHDGEEALVVRATGAYDGLDAVAGVVVARRDGRVLRVADLAQVRFGELAPLGAVSKDGRGEAVEAIVVGLRGANAGAVVAGVRTKLDALQPSLPPGVTLNVFYDRSELIARAVGTVSRALIEASVLVVVLLLLFLGELRAALVVATTLPLAALGTFLLMRLTGMSANLMSLGGLAIAIGILVDAAVVVVENAVERLTGDEAQRLPRLHVIYRAVTEVAQPVATGVFIIALVFLPLLTLEGLEGKLFAPVALSIVFALGASLLAGLTFIPVLASLVLRAGPHREPWVMRLLGPAYARLLAACLRRPAPVIAVAVVGLLLASGAYLRTGKSFMPTLDEGAILVQLTKLPSIDIQASLALDQAVQRAILAEVPEVKSIVARLGSDDLGLDPMSLNDTDSFLVLAPKQDWRVPDKDWLAARLRAVLARFPGIEFTFTQPIEMRVAEMLTGSRGDLAVKIFGPDLAELDRLAGRIAAVLEQTPGASEVFTVHNDGVQYLQLRLDRLAVGRAGLDAQALQRELRAQVDGLRAGTVLEGNKRIPLMVRGEPRLRRDADALAETRIALPDGGSARLADLARIERMAGPIKVDREDGERFAVVQANVAGRDLVGYVDDARARVAEAVPLPPGYRLVWGGQFENQQRAAARLGLVVPVALGLIFFVLFATLGSVRQAVLILSNIPFALIGGAIALWASGEYLSVPASVGFIALLGIAVLNGLVLLTHFNQLRAAGLPIEQVVYDGARRRLRPVLMTAGIAALGLVPLLLQTGPGSEIQRPLAIVVLGGLITSTALTLLLLPILYRRFSAAEARP
- a CDS encoding efflux RND transporter periplasmic adaptor subunit encodes the protein MRPLALALAVLFGLIRPLLAADIAVSPEQAAALGVETQPAAPATVLMAARLPATLVLPGSGARAVVVPFGGVVTRRLAQEGEAVAAGQALVELHSAEYLAAHAAQRDRQARLEQARQQAARDTALLREGIVPARQAQQSQAALAAAQAEFGAGRDLLAATAAVDGQPAVYRLLAPAAGVVHEGELRLGEPVAAGHSAALLLSGDRLWAEAQLPPTLVGRVRAGQAVRLPGGEPAGRVIAVGTVLDPASRAALLRAELPAAGLAAGQTLEIEILDTPPAAARRVPAAALGRDGDQTLVFLAVDGGFRPQPVEVLGRDGEYAVVLGLPADARVVARGVAALKVLARQEP
- a CDS encoding histidine kinase dimerization/phospho-acceptor domain-containing protein, with protein sequence MRSTLGLRLGLTVALTMGGLFAVIDYLVDAELYRRFDVGLAARAQALTAYLGAPGAGRQLPIEALLPQFGGHGHTDFYQVWDGHGAVLARSASSHGRDLARPAQPSRDGAYYDLRLPDGHRGRALARVVPLPSDDPRGALLVVVAEEREALDALERRLHRILVTGTGGTLLLVLVLTAWSIRRALAPLDAFGRAVAELPLDGGGQPPPGDDLPSELAPVAGKLAATLERLLAALERERRFSRDLAHELRTPLAEARLLAELARRQPGIAGAHLAQLDAALAEMTKIVNGLLYLARVEAGSEQPQPEPVDLAALLAAQAERCRMPATDHGLDWQLRVEPCWVLTDAALLERLLAILFDNAVQHAPPGDCLRVQCACDPPALWLENAAPLLEPADLGRLAERFFHRHEGGNGAHSGLGLALARALATALGLQLSFTLDGGRLRVSLGGFAPVPADPAQG
- a CDS encoding response regulator transcription factor — its product is MRLLLVEDSQRLREGLQMGLASAGFAVDAAADGAAALAFLDGYDYPLTVLDLGLPKVDGMAVLAHLRARRVPTRVLVLSARDQLTDRVAALDAGADDYLVKPFALDELIARLRALGRRYHGATTAQLAAGNLELDSARRVARCAGRPLNLSPREYALLEVLLHGRGRVLSRAMLFERLYDADARASDKVIEVLMSGLRGKLAAAGWDGQIENRRGFGYVLG
- a CDS encoding bifunctional acetate--CoA ligase family protein/GNAT family N-acetyltransferase translates to MTIRNLNYLFKPKSVALIGASTRPGSVGAVLARNLFRAGFDGPVMPVNPKYVAVEGVLAYKNVASLPLAPDLAVIATPPDTVPGLIAELGARGTKAAVIITAGFKDSDNAHGGALRRAMLEAAQPHLLRIVGPNCVGLMVPGQHLNASFAHLTPRAGRLAFVAQSGAVVTSVIDWAQPRGVGFSHLVSLGDVADVDFGDLLDYLAGDPDTDAILLYIEAVRSPRKFMSAARAAARVKPVVVVKAGRSAAAARAAASHTGALAGNDAVYDAVFRRAGMLRVHTLDELFTAAEILATTRPPAGDRLAIISNGGGIGIMATDALGYMGGRLAELAPATIAALDRVLPATWSHGNPVDIVGDAPPERYEAALLPLLQDPGVDAVLALHAPVAVADGAEAARAVVRAFRSKPGKTLVTSWVGDQVARAGRQVFTDNRIGTCRTPEEAVRAFMYLERYRRGRLALMQTPPSVPEQFEPDAERARYVCRQALADHRDWLSPDEVAALLAAYHIPQVQPRHAATPEAAGQAAADIGGPVALKIRSPDIIHKTDVGGVVLSLQGEAAVRGAAEAMLEQVRKSRPDARIDGFQVEPMLDRSRSHELIVGIAVDPQFGPCILFGQGGTAVEVLNDTAIGLPPLNMRLAHELMSFTRVHGLLQGHRGIPGADLDAIALTLIKVAQMAADLAELVELDINPLLASPEGVLAVDVRVRVAPVADPAAPRLAIRPYPKSLEQTVVIGDGRSLLLRPILPEDEPKLQKSFERLTPEQVRLRFFVPMKELGHSLAARLTQIDYDREMALILTEPGIPGTTEIFGVVRIAADPDNERGEYAVVVPEHMTGQGLGALLMRQIIDYAKKRGLREVWGDVLRENAAMLGLVRKLGFRVKDDPDDPSLVRVTLDLTALPAT